A section of the Bryobacteraceae bacterium genome encodes:
- a CDS encoding carbohydrate deacetylase produces the protein MNRRRFLHLIAAAPLSARADAGKKYLIVHADDAGMCHSVNAATIEALEKGLVSSASVMMPCPWVQEFADWARSHPEKDIGLHLTLTSEWKYYRWRPVAPWDKVRGLIDREGYMWRDVRSVAMNARPEEIETELRAQIERAREYGIRFTHFDSHMGTLFARPDYFAVYTKLADEYGVPCMLPRPNEANAADLKGYPITPEMLREKEQAGFRMLDRLVTGVPGRTPAERRESYLKLLESLKPGVTKLIIHLAKDDPEIRAVTSNWEQRWADFLFWTGDDARRALERHGIELYTYRRLAGS, from the coding sequence GTGAACCGCCGCCGCTTTCTGCACCTGATCGCCGCGGCGCCGCTTTCGGCGCGGGCCGACGCGGGCAAGAAGTACCTCATCGTTCATGCCGACGATGCCGGCATGTGCCATTCGGTCAACGCGGCCACCATCGAGGCCCTGGAGAAGGGCCTGGTCAGCTCGGCTTCGGTGATGATGCCCTGCCCGTGGGTCCAGGAGTTCGCCGACTGGGCCCGGTCGCATCCGGAAAAGGACATCGGCCTGCACCTGACGCTCACCAGCGAATGGAAGTATTACCGCTGGCGCCCCGTCGCCCCGTGGGACAAGGTCCGCGGACTGATCGACCGGGAGGGCTACATGTGGCGCGATGTCCGCTCGGTGGCGATGAACGCCAGGCCCGAAGAGATCGAAACCGAGCTGCGCGCGCAGATTGAGCGCGCCCGCGAGTATGGCATCCGCTTTACCCATTTCGACTCGCACATGGGCACGCTCTTTGCGCGGCCGGACTACTTCGCCGTGTATACGAAGCTGGCCGATGAATACGGGGTCCCGTGCATGCTGCCCCGGCCGAACGAGGCCAACGCCGCCGACCTGAAGGGCTATCCCATCACGCCCGAGATGCTGCGCGAGAAGGAGCAGGCCGGCTTCCGCATGCTGGACCGGCTTGTCACCGGCGTGCCCGGCCGCACGCCCGCCGAGCGGCGCGAGAGTTATCTGAAGCTGCTCGAATCGCTCAAACCGGGCGTCACGAAGCTCATCATCCACCTGGCCAAGGATGATCCCGAGATCCGCGCCGTCACCAGCAACTGGGAACAGCGCTGGGCCGACTTCCTCTTCTGGACGGGCGACGACGCCCGGCGCGCCCTCGAAAGGCACGGCATCGAGCTTTACACGTACCGCCGCCTTGCCGGATCATGA
- the motC gene encoding flagellar motor protein, with translation MAAKDKRGRLDFGTVAGLAVAVAGVLGGYLLEGGKPGDVLGESAALIVFGGCLGATLVANPMALVRAAARRVKDLLFEPADDRGPLVEQLVSFSQAARRQGIVSLEQDVLAIEDPFLRKSMLLAVDGMDLQEIRSTMELEMDAAEHRAEAEAKVFESAGGFAPTIGIIGAVLGLIIVMGDLKDMDKVGKGIAAAFVATIYGVGSANLLFLPAAHKIKTRAARQRQRQELILEGVCGIVEGMNPKMIRAKLEAYLDRAAREKPRAAEAARAA, from the coding sequence ATGGCGGCGAAGGACAAGCGCGGACGGCTGGATTTCGGAACCGTGGCCGGGCTCGCCGTGGCGGTGGCGGGCGTCCTCGGCGGTTATCTGCTCGAAGGGGGCAAGCCGGGCGATGTTCTGGGCGAATCGGCCGCGCTCATCGTTTTCGGCGGCTGTCTCGGGGCGACGCTGGTGGCCAACCCGATGGCGCTCGTGCGGGCGGCGGCGCGCCGGGTGAAAGACCTGCTGTTCGAGCCCGCCGACGACCGCGGCCCGCTGGTCGAGCAACTGGTCAGCTTCTCGCAGGCCGCGCGCCGGCAGGGGATCGTATCGCTGGAACAGGACGTGCTCGCCATCGAAGATCCGTTCCTGCGCAAAAGCATGCTGCTGGCCGTCGATGGGATGGACCTCCAGGAGATCCGCTCCACCATGGAGCTGGAAATGGACGCTGCCGAGCACCGGGCCGAGGCGGAAGCGAAAGTCTTCGAAAGCGCCGGCGGGTTTGCGCCCACCATCGGCATCATCGGCGCCGTGCTCGGCCTGATCATCGTCATGGGCGACCTGAAGGACATGGACAAGGTGGGCAAGGGCATCGCCGCCGCCTTCGTCGCCACCATTTACGGCGTCGGCTCGGCCAACCTGCTCTTTCTGCCCGCGGCGCACAAGATCAAGACCCGCGCCGCGCGCCAGCGGCAGCGGCAGGAACTGATCCTCGAAGGAGTCTGCGGCATCGTCGAGGGCATGAACCCGAAGATGATCCGCGCCAAACTGGAGGCCTACCTCGACCGGGCCGCCCGCGAAAAGCCGCGCGCCGCCGAGGCCGCCCGCGCCGCCTGA
- a CDS encoding putative zinc metalloprotease: MVFLHNLWWLLVLIGVMIIIHELGHYWAARFFRIRVSTFSIGFGPKLASFRSGETEFRIAWIPFGGYVRMAGEQPGDAPDPDGFTSKPRWQRLIVVLAGPAMNILLAVVLLTGLYMVHYPKLASASGPAVIGYVKPGSPAAKSGLRPGDVIVQLENRTNPTWEEVVMREVVSAGRPLPMVIERGGEKISLAVMPELDPKTGVGVAGWSERTQIEVGGLVPGYDAEKKGLRRGDLLLRINGRPIYTVYDIHETLRQSEGRPVEVVYLRDGREHAVVLQPTLSEEGPAGPRWMIGVELAPRVTYVSLSLPEALRESLRQNARGATLIYQFLQSILERRSSARSLEGPIRIAQLSGEAAREGAPAFLNLMATVSLNLAIFNLLPIPILDGGVILLLLIEMMIRRDLSLSFKEAIFKLGFVFLMMVVAFVLYNDITKLLPG, encoded by the coding sequence ATGGTTTTCTTACACAATCTCTGGTGGCTGCTGGTGCTCATCGGGGTGATGATCATCATCCACGAACTGGGCCATTACTGGGCGGCGCGCTTCTTCCGCATCCGCGTGTCCACGTTCAGCATCGGCTTCGGACCGAAGCTTGCCTCGTTCCGCTCCGGCGAAACCGAGTTTCGCATCGCCTGGATCCCGTTCGGCGGTTACGTCCGCATGGCCGGCGAACAGCCTGGCGACGCGCCGGACCCGGACGGGTTCACGTCCAAGCCCCGCTGGCAGCGGCTGATCGTGGTGCTCGCCGGGCCGGCGATGAACATCCTGCTTGCCGTCGTTCTGCTCACCGGGCTCTACATGGTGCACTATCCGAAGCTGGCCAGCGCCAGCGGCCCGGCCGTTATCGGTTACGTAAAGCCAGGCAGTCCGGCGGCGAAGAGCGGCCTGCGTCCCGGCGACGTGATCGTCCAATTGGAGAACCGCACCAACCCCACGTGGGAAGAAGTGGTGATGCGGGAAGTGGTGAGTGCCGGTCGGCCCCTGCCCATGGTCATTGAGCGGGGCGGGGAGAAGATCTCGTTGGCCGTCATGCCCGAGCTCGACCCCAAGACCGGCGTGGGCGTGGCCGGCTGGTCCGAGCGAACCCAGATCGAAGTCGGCGGGCTGGTACCGGGTTATGACGCCGAAAAGAAGGGCCTCCGGCGCGGCGACCTGCTGCTGCGCATCAACGGGCGGCCCATTTACACCGTGTATGATATCCACGAGACGCTCCGCCAGAGCGAGGGCCGCCCGGTGGAAGTGGTTTATCTGCGGGACGGTCGGGAGCACGCCGTCGTGCTTCAGCCGACCCTTTCCGAGGAAGGGCCCGCCGGGCCCCGCTGGATGATTGGCGTCGAGCTGGCGCCGCGCGTCACTTACGTCAGCCTCTCGTTGCCGGAAGCGCTGCGGGAATCCCTGCGGCAGAACGCGCGCGGTGCAACGCTCATCTACCAGTTCCTTCAGTCCATCCTCGAGCGCCGCAGCTCGGCCCGCTCGCTGGAAGGGCCCATTCGCATTGCGCAACTTTCCGGCGAAGCCGCCCGCGAAGGCGCCCCGGCCTTCCTGAACCTGATGGCCACGGTCAGCCTGAACCTTGCCATCTTCAATCTGCTGCCGATTCCGATCCTCGACGGCGGCGTCATTCTGCTGCTGCTGATCGAGATGATGATCCGGCGCGACCTGAGCCTCTCGTTCAAGGAAGCAATCTTCAAACTCGGTTTCGTCTTCCTGATGATGGTGGTGGCGTTCGTTCTCTACAACGACATCACCAAGCTGCTGCCGGGCTGA
- a CDS encoding flagellar FlbD family protein codes for MIRLTRINETPFYVNADLIEFVDQTPDTVLTLTNGEKVRVRERAEEVVERVIVYKRRVTGGGPGMADAAEPEG; via the coding sequence ATGATCCGCCTGACCCGCATCAACGAAACGCCGTTCTATGTCAACGCGGACCTGATCGAGTTTGTCGATCAGACGCCCGACACGGTGCTGACCCTGACGAATGGCGAAAAGGTGCGCGTGCGGGAGCGGGCCGAGGAGGTGGTCGAGAGAGTGATCGTGTACAAGCGGAGGGTCACTGGGGGAGGGCCAGGGATGGCAGACGCCGCGGAGCCTGAAGGGTAG
- a CDS encoding D-glycerate dehydrogenase — MAMSARPRVLITKRVFAEAVEFLRQQFEVDYNATDRVLPAAELIDRARPCQAIVSQLTDRLDAAVIARLQSVRVIANVAVGYDNIDVAAATARGIAVTNTPGVLTETTADFAFALLMAAARRIPEAHAFVHSGQWSTWIIDLLAGQDVYGSTLGIFGLGRIGAAVARRGRGFGMRILYCDERPAPPELESELAARRVSKEELLRESDFVSLHVPLTPATRHLIGRAELALMKSTAILVNTARGPVVDEEALAEALERRIIWAAGLDVFEQEPAVHPKLLELPNVVLAPHIASASYATRRRMSMMAAENAAAALLGRRPPNLLNPEVWPEEART, encoded by the coding sequence ATGGCCATGTCCGCCCGTCCCCGTGTCCTGATCACCAAACGCGTCTTCGCCGAAGCCGTCGAGTTCCTCCGGCAGCAGTTCGAAGTGGACTACAACGCAACGGACCGCGTGCTGCCCGCCGCGGAGCTCATCGACCGGGCCCGCCCCTGTCAGGCAATCGTCAGCCAGCTCACGGATCGGCTGGACGCGGCCGTCATTGCGCGGCTCCAAAGCGTGCGCGTCATCGCCAACGTCGCCGTCGGTTATGACAACATCGACGTGGCCGCCGCCACCGCGCGCGGCATCGCGGTGACGAACACACCCGGAGTTCTCACCGAGACGACCGCCGACTTCGCCTTCGCGCTGCTGATGGCCGCCGCGCGGCGCATCCCGGAAGCACATGCATTCGTCCATTCGGGCCAGTGGAGCACGTGGATCATCGACCTGCTGGCCGGCCAGGATGTCTACGGCAGCACGCTGGGAATCTTCGGCCTGGGCCGCATTGGCGCTGCCGTGGCCCGCCGCGGCCGGGGCTTCGGCATGCGGATCCTTTACTGCGATGAGCGGCCTGCGCCGCCAGAGCTGGAGAGCGAGCTCGCCGCGCGGCGCGTGTCGAAGGAAGAACTGTTGCGCGAATCGGACTTCGTCAGCCTGCACGTGCCGTTGACTCCCGCCACGCGGCACCTGATTGGCCGCGCCGAGCTCGCGCTGATGAAGTCCACCGCTATCCTCGTCAATACGGCGCGGGGTCCGGTGGTCGATGAAGAGGCGCTGGCCGAGGCGCTCGAGCGGCGCATCATCTGGGCCGCCGGCCTCGACGTCTTTGAACAGGAACCGGCGGTGCACCCGAAGCTGCTTGAGCTGCCCAACGTGGTTCTGGCCCCGCACATTGCCAGCGCCAGCTATGCCACGCGCCGGCGCATGTCGATGATGGCCGCCGAAAACGCTGCGGCCGCGCTCCTCGGGCGCCGCCCGCCGAACCTGCTCAACCCGGAAGTCTGGCCGGAGGAGGCACGAACGTGA
- a CDS encoding 23S rRNA (guanosine(2251)-2'-O)-methyltransferase RlmB codes for MLAGIHPVREALRAGRPLERVSIARGAAGARLQEIIELCRQAAVPVRFEPREALDRLARNVPHQGVVAVTAAAPAARLEDVLPLAGLIVVLDGVEDPHNLGAILRTAYAAGATAVVAPERRAAGLTETVAKAAAGALGLIPFVRVSNINRALERMKQAGFWIYGVDERGSQAYYETDYTDPAALVFGGEGRGLHELTRKRCDFLLRIPMSGQIASLNVSVAAGIVLFDWRRRTKRPAPPPPP; via the coding sequence GTGCTGGCCGGCATTCATCCCGTGCGCGAGGCGCTCCGCGCCGGCCGTCCGCTGGAGCGCGTCTCCATCGCCCGCGGCGCCGCCGGAGCGCGCCTTCAGGAAATCATCGAACTCTGCCGCCAGGCCGCCGTTCCGGTGCGGTTCGAACCGCGCGAGGCGCTCGACCGGCTGGCGCGCAATGTGCCGCACCAGGGCGTGGTCGCCGTCACCGCCGCCGCGCCGGCGGCCCGCCTGGAAGACGTCCTCCCGCTGGCCGGACTGATCGTGGTGCTGGACGGCGTCGAGGATCCGCACAATCTCGGCGCCATCCTCCGCACCGCGTACGCGGCCGGGGCCACCGCCGTGGTCGCGCCCGAGCGCCGCGCCGCCGGGCTCACGGAAACGGTGGCCAAAGCGGCCGCCGGCGCGCTCGGGCTGATCCCGTTCGTGCGCGTGTCCAACATCAATCGCGCGCTCGAACGGATGAAGCAGGCCGGTTTCTGGATCTACGGCGTCGACGAACGGGGCAGCCAGGCCTACTACGAGACCGACTACACCGATCCGGCGGCGCTTGTCTTCGGCGGCGAAGGCAGGGGGTTGCACGAGCTCACGCGCAAGAGGTGCGATTTCCTGCTCCGCATTCCGATGTCGGGTCAGATCGCCAGCCTCAACGTCAGCGTCGCCGCCGGAATCGTGTTGTTCGACTGGCGCCGGCGCACGAAGCGGCCCGCGCCGCCTCCGCCCCCATAG
- the dxr gene encoding 1-deoxy-D-xylulose 5-phosphate reductoisomerase: MMADARPMQRITLLGSTGSIGTSTLDVVRRNRERFGVFALVAGRNLETLAGQIVEFRPEVAVVANPADLDRLRQLLADRGVQPPELMAGPEAYVNVCTAAEADIVVSAIVGVGGMEATYEAVRRGKRVGLANKETLVAGGRLVMEAVARHGAELIPIDSEHNGAHQCLRAGARADVRKLILTASGGPFRNTPRDELQRVTREEALNHPTWKMGPRITIDSATLMNKGFEVIEACWLFGLNASQVEVVIHPQSTVHAMVEFNDGSVIAQVCATDMRMPIQYALTWPERWDAPVPRLDWREARTWEFFPPDPERFPLLRMAYEAHRAGGSAGCTLNAADEVAVEAFLRNEIPFPAIAEVVEETLARVPLRNASTIGELLEIDRESRAVAAEVARERAGARIMA, from the coding sequence ATGATGGCGGACGCGCGCCCCATGCAGCGGATCACGCTCCTCGGCTCCACCGGAAGCATCGGTACAAGCACTCTGGACGTCGTTCGGCGCAACCGGGAGCGCTTTGGCGTGTTCGCGCTGGTGGCCGGCCGCAACCTGGAGACGCTCGCCGGGCAGATCGTGGAGTTCCGCCCGGAGGTGGCTGTGGTCGCGAACCCGGCTGACCTCGACCGCTTGCGGCAGCTCCTGGCAGACCGGGGCGTCCAGCCGCCGGAGCTGATGGCCGGGCCGGAGGCCTATGTCAACGTTTGCACGGCGGCGGAAGCCGATATCGTCGTCTCGGCCATTGTCGGCGTCGGCGGCATGGAGGCCACCTACGAGGCGGTGCGCCGGGGAAAGCGCGTTGGTCTGGCGAACAAGGAGACGCTGGTGGCCGGTGGCCGACTGGTGATGGAAGCGGTGGCCCGGCACGGCGCAGAGCTCATCCCCATCGACAGCGAGCACAACGGCGCCCATCAGTGTCTGCGCGCCGGTGCGCGCGCCGACGTCCGCAAACTGATCCTCACCGCCTCTGGCGGCCCGTTCCGCAACACGCCGAGGGATGAGCTGCAACGGGTGACGCGGGAGGAGGCCCTGAATCATCCAACATGGAAGATGGGCCCGCGCATCACGATCGACTCGGCGACGCTGATGAATAAGGGTTTCGAGGTGATCGAAGCCTGCTGGCTCTTCGGCCTGAACGCGTCGCAGGTGGAAGTGGTGATCCATCCGCAGTCCACCGTGCATGCCATGGTCGAGTTCAACGACGGCAGCGTGATCGCACAGGTCTGCGCCACTGACATGCGCATGCCCATTCAGTACGCGCTCACCTGGCCGGAGCGCTGGGACGCGCCGGTGCCGAGGCTGGACTGGCGCGAGGCGCGGACCTGGGAGTTTTTCCCGCCGGATCCGGAGCGGTTTCCGCTGTTGCGAATGGCCTACGAGGCGCACCGGGCCGGCGGATCGGCCGGCTGCACGCTGAATGCCGCCGACGAGGTGGCGGTGGAAGCTTTCCTGCGGAACGAAATTCCGTTCCCGGCCATCGCCGAGGTGGTGGAGGAAACGTTGGCGCGGGTGCCGCTGAGGAACGCGTCGACCATCGGCGAGCTGCTGGAAATCGACCGTGAATCTCGCGCCGTGGCCGCTGAAGTGGCGCGCGAGCGGGCTGGAGCACGGATCATGGCCTGA
- the garR gene encoding oxidoreductase — protein sequence MARLGFLGLGIMGGPMARHLLSAGHEVALWSHTAAKAEQLAREGKGRACATPREVAENADAIFLCVGDTAMSEQVTLGPNGLIEGARPGVIVADCSTVSPAYARRAYQAFRAKEAYFLDAPVTGSKPGAENATLTFMVGGDREIYEKLKPIMEVMGKRFYYCGGPGMGLHAKLSQNLILSNMLQAFNEGMVLAAKAGVDPELMLDILDNSAAKSGIASFKAPFVFRRDFSTNFSVRWMHKDIGLMMETAAEMQVPLPLTALTQQMFRAAMAEGYADEDICSTIKVLERIAGVEVVPRSKK from the coding sequence ATGGCACGGTTGGGCTTTCTGGGTCTCGGAATCATGGGCGGCCCAATGGCGCGGCACCTGCTGAGTGCGGGCCACGAGGTGGCGCTGTGGTCGCACACCGCCGCCAAGGCCGAACAACTGGCGAGGGAAGGCAAGGGCCGCGCCTGCGCGACGCCGCGCGAGGTGGCCGAGAACGCGGATGCCATCTTCCTTTGCGTCGGCGACACCGCCATGAGCGAGCAGGTGACGCTTGGACCGAACGGACTGATCGAGGGCGCGCGACCGGGTGTGATCGTCGCCGATTGCAGCACGGTCTCGCCGGCCTATGCGCGCCGGGCGTATCAGGCCTTCCGCGCCAAAGAGGCCTACTTCCTCGATGCGCCGGTCACCGGCTCGAAGCCGGGCGCGGAGAATGCGACCCTGACCTTCATGGTTGGCGGCGACCGCGAGATCTATGAAAAATTGAAGCCGATCATGGAGGTAATGGGGAAACGGTTCTACTATTGCGGCGGGCCGGGCATGGGGCTGCACGCAAAGCTGAGCCAAAACCTGATTCTTTCAAATATGTTACAGGCGTTCAACGAGGGCATGGTGCTGGCCGCGAAAGCGGGCGTGGATCCAGAACTGATGCTGGACATCCTGGACAATTCAGCCGCCAAAAGCGGCATCGCCTCGTTCAAGGCGCCGTTTGTCTTCCGCCGGGACTTTTCTACCAATTTTTCAGTGCGTTGGATGCACAAGGACATCGGCCTGATGATGGAAACGGCGGCTGAAATGCAGGTACCGCTGCCGCTGACGGCCCTCACCCAGCAGATGTTCCGGGCAGCGATGGCCGAAGGCTATGCCGACGAGGATATTTGCAGTACGATCAAGGTGTTAGAGCGGATCGCCGGAGTCGAGGTCGTGCCCCGCTCCAAAAAATAG
- the motB gene encoding flagellar basal body stator protein MotB yields MPRPPKQEHSNHERWLVSYADFITLLFAFFVMLYSHSQMDREQAARISQAFREAMEEGRLTHVLSRLLKNAPPPKPRAQAPIQLPPLPPPEPDGTVELLPSLKELKEKLKTEIDNGRVEVRMERRGLVISLKEATFFPPGGDAIQPQALPVIENIALELKKVPNPIRLEGHTDSTPIHNSRFRSNWELSAARGIAMLELFATRFGIPRERMAIAGYADTAPIAPNETEAGRARNRRVDIVVLNETGTRQEPQARDGG; encoded by the coding sequence ATGCCACGCCCCCCAAAGCAGGAGCACAGCAACCACGAACGCTGGCTTGTCTCCTACGCCGACTTCATTACGCTGCTGTTCGCCTTCTTCGTCATGCTCTATTCGCACTCGCAGATGGACCGCGAACAGGCGGCGCGCATTTCGCAGGCCTTCCGCGAGGCGATGGAGGAGGGCCGGCTGACCCATGTCCTGTCTCGTCTGCTCAAGAACGCCCCGCCCCCCAAGCCCCGCGCGCAGGCGCCCATCCAGTTGCCGCCGCTGCCGCCGCCCGAGCCCGACGGCACGGTGGAGCTGCTGCCGTCGCTCAAGGAGCTGAAAGAGAAACTGAAGACGGAAATCGACAACGGGCGCGTCGAAGTGCGCATGGAGCGGCGCGGCCTCGTCATCAGCCTCAAGGAAGCCACCTTCTTTCCGCCCGGCGGCGATGCGATTCAGCCCCAGGCGCTGCCGGTGATTGAAAACATCGCACTGGAGCTGAAGAAAGTGCCCAATCCGATTCGTCTGGAGGGCCACACGGACTCGACCCCGATCCACAACTCGCGCTTCCGCAGCAACTGGGAGCTCTCAGCCGCCCGCGGCATCGCCATGCTGGAACTGTTCGCCACGCGCTTCGGCATCCCCCGTGAGCGCATGGCCATTGCCGGCTACGCCGACACCGCGCCCATCGCTCCCAACGAGACCGAAGCCGGCCGGGCCCGCAACCGCCGCGTGGACATCGTTGTGCTGAACGAGACGGGCACCCGCCAGGAGCCGCAGGCCCGCGATGGGGGATGA
- the purF gene encoding amidophosphoribosyltransferase, protein MSDGLRPPELDKLHEECGIFAVYGHPEAASLAHLGLHALQHRGQESAGIATSDGTMVYCHKDMGHVADIFTADVLRRLPGHLAIGHTRYSTAGETALLNAQPFSVTCAKGRIAVAHNGNLTNAAELRRQLELSGSIFQATSDTEVILHLVARSAERTISGALREALLMIEGAFSLVFLAQDRIIVARDPYGFRPLAIGRMNLRTGPAYVFASETCAFDLIDASHIGDVEPGEMVVAGPEGLEREFFTVPKKRSQCVFEHVYFSRPDSIVFGRSVQYSREMMGRLLATEKPVEADVVVPIPDSGVAAAIGYSAQSGIPFRHGLIRNHYVGRTFIEPSQAIRDFGVRLKLNPVREILRGRRVILVDDSIVRGTTSQKIVRMVRNAGAREVHLRISCPPTMSPCYYGVDTPTKRELIAANQSIEEIRQFIGADTLAYLSLENLMKSVDDDGSGYCYACYTGRYPTGIIPVEELAGGRLRL, encoded by the coding sequence ATGTCTGACGGGCTCCGTCCTCCTGAGCTCGACAAGCTGCACGAAGAGTGCGGCATCTTCGCCGTCTACGGGCATCCCGAGGCAGCCAGCCTGGCCCACCTCGGGCTGCACGCCCTTCAGCACCGCGGGCAGGAGAGCGCCGGCATCGCCACTAGCGACGGAACGATGGTCTACTGCCACAAGGACATGGGCCATGTGGCCGACATTTTCACCGCCGACGTGCTCCGCCGGCTGCCCGGCCATCTCGCCATCGGCCACACGCGCTATTCGACCGCCGGCGAGACGGCGCTGCTCAACGCGCAGCCGTTCTCGGTCACCTGCGCCAAGGGGCGCATCGCCGTCGCCCACAACGGCAACCTGACCAATGCCGCCGAACTCCGCCGCCAGCTCGAACTGAGCGGATCCATCTTCCAGGCGACCAGCGACACCGAGGTCATCCTGCACCTGGTGGCGCGCAGCGCCGAGCGCACCATCTCCGGCGCGCTGCGCGAGGCGCTGCTGATGATCGAGGGCGCCTTCTCGCTCGTCTTCCTCGCCCAGGACCGCATCATCGTTGCGCGCGACCCCTACGGCTTCCGCCCGCTGGCCATCGGGCGGATGAACCTGCGCACCGGGCCGGCCTACGTCTTCGCCAGCGAGACCTGCGCCTTCGACCTGATCGACGCCTCCCACATCGGCGACGTCGAGCCGGGCGAGATGGTCGTCGCCGGTCCCGAAGGACTCGAGCGCGAGTTCTTCACCGTGCCCAAGAAGCGCTCGCAGTGCGTCTTCGAGCACGTCTATTTCTCGCGGCCGGACTCGATCGTCTTCGGCCGCAGCGTGCAGTATTCGCGCGAAATGATGGGTCGGCTGCTGGCCACCGAGAAGCCGGTGGAGGCCGATGTGGTGGTGCCGATCCCGGACTCGGGCGTCGCTGCCGCTATCGGCTATTCGGCCCAGTCCGGCATTCCCTTCCGCCACGGGCTGATCCGCAATCACTATGTGGGCCGCACTTTCATCGAGCCCTCGCAGGCCATCCGCGACTTCGGAGTGCGCCTGAAATTGAACCCGGTGCGCGAGATCCTGCGCGGCCGGCGGGTGATTCTCGTCGATGATTCCATCGTGCGCGGCACCACGTCGCAGAAGATCGTGCGCATGGTGCGCAACGCGGGCGCGCGCGAGGTGCATCTGCGCATCAGTTGCCCGCCGACGATGTCGCCCTGCTATTACGGCGTGGACACGCCCACCAAACGCGAGCTGATTGCGGCAAACCAGTCCATTGAGGAGATCCGCCAGTTCATCGGCGCCGACACGCTCGCCTACCTGTCGCTCGAAAACCTGATGAAGTCCGTCGACGATGATGGCTCAGGCTACTGCTACGCCTGCTACACGGGCCGTTACCCGACGGGCATCATTCCGGTGGAGGAGCTGGCTGGCGGGCGGCTGCGGCTCTGA